From the Ammospiza caudacuta isolate bAmmCau1 chromosome 1, bAmmCau1.pri, whole genome shotgun sequence genome, the window GGCCTTTGGGGCTGACAGGTGTTGGGGGAGATAGGGGGTGCCATGAGGGGTGTCAGGGTGGGTGGGAGAGGTTCAGGGGAGGTCAGGATGGTCCTGGCCCACCAACGACCAGCTCACAGGGCTGGTCCCCAGAGAGCTGGTCTGCAGAggggagggacagagacagCAGAGGAGGGTTCCTATCTCTGTCCATTTCTCTGTCCCTGTATCTGACATTCCCTGGAAGGGGTgtccgtgtcccctccctgcaccctgcaatgtgtgtctctgtccctgtcccccatcaCCTGTGGGGGTCATTGTCCCCTGTGCCTTTCTCATGGGTGTCCCCATACCCGCAGTGGGTATCCCTGTCTTCCAGGTCTTCCCCATGATGTCACGTCGCAGCCACTCACAGCTGTATCTGCTGAAGGTCCCACTGGAGCGGAGCTGGATCAATGCCCTGTCTCCTTCCTGGGTGACACTGGTGACCTCAAAGGTCTCAAAGGGTGGGAtcagcacctcctcctcacTAGGAGTGGAGGAAAATTTTTGGATATCCACTCCGTAACATGACTGCACCTGGAACATCGTGTCAGTCCCAAATTGCTGAGCAATCTGTTTATGCAGCGATGTTGACGTGAATCAACCAAACCGGATGGTGTCACCACACCGTGCTTCAAACCGGACACCACGCACCCCCCGAAACACATGGTGACATCGTGGTCCCTGactgtccctcagtgtcaccagggCCTGGGTCAGCAGGAAATGCAGTGTTTTGAAGTGGAAGTTGTCCCGGTATTCCTGCCGAGAGCGCCCAGCCACATGCACGGCAGCATTGAACTCCTTGTGCACGTCCTTCATTGTGTAGGTCATGAGGGCAATGGCCTGGGCTTGGGACAGAGGCGTCACAGGTGGCCCCCGCCTCCACCACTCGGCTGCAGCCTTCACCCAGGTCTGGGCAAACAGAGGATTCTGCTGGAACTCAAAGTGGTTGAGGGCTGGTAACAACTCAGTCATGGTGTGTCGGCAGCCCTGGGTACTGGTCATCAAAGGAGTTCCAGGCCATGTCCAGGGGGACAACTGAGAAGCCTGTGTTGGCCATGGTCattgccagcagtgccagggtccTAACCAgggagtccagagaagggagaGGCCACCAGGACTATTGTGAaacactgggggacactgggaaacTGAGGGGGCACTGTGGGACACGGGGAACACTGAGGAACATGGCAGGACACCGATGGGACGCTGAGGGGACGCTGAGAGGATGCTGAGGGGACGTGGGGGGACCATGGGACACAGAGAAGATCTTTCCAtcaggggctggggaaggaggatggagtCAGCccgaggacagggagggcagccTTGAGGGCCAAGAGACGTTTATACACATCCTGAGAGCCTGATCCCAAATCGTGGGGTAACTCCTGGGTGACCCAGTGTCCTCCAGTCTCCCCAGGGGTCCAAATCCCACACCCGCATTCTTGATGTAATGTCCCCAATGTCTTTTCACACTCTCCAGAACTCCAACCCAAATCTGGGGTCACCCCCTGACATTCCCAGTATCACTCTTGCCCCAACTTCTTGCCCCAATCCCACTCCCAGTCTGGTGTTCCCTTTGGAGTTGTCGGAAATGATAGACCCCAGGACCGCAACCCAAATGCAGGGATGACCCCCTGCCCCCTGCAGTGTCCCCCTGCTCTCTCATGGAGATGAGCGCGTAAAGAGGGAAAATCcctgatttgaaaaaaaagaagtgtttcCTCAGCGAAACATCAGGGTTTTTCATCAAAAAATAGGGGGTGCAACCTCTGTCcccttttctccattttatttttcttcctttctcattctgtttgtttttctttctttcctcccaGTGCTTCTTCTGTTGCATTGCCTCAAATCAGGAAATTTGGAACAGGCCCCATACTGACCATTCATCCTTTTAAAATTGCACTGAGCAGCCCCCACCAggtccctcagcctttcctgctgctccagacccttccacacctccatcccttccctggacatgctccagtCCCTCCTGGTCATTTCTAAGGGTCTGCAGTGAATGCGGAAAAATGGAGGAACATTTCTCCAGCACCTCTTTGTAGATCGAAGTCTGAAAAGTAAAACTTTGATTTGCCTCTGACAAAAATTCCCGGAAAAGCTTTACTTTAGGAAATGTGGTGATCTGCAGGAGAGGAATTAAAAGAGCTGGACGTGACCCCCGAACATGTCCTGGAatctgatcccaaatcctggagtCACTCCTGGAtgccccaatgtcccccaaacaccccaactCCCAATCCCACCCCCACAGTCCTATAACCCCCTCAATGTGTTTTGTCAGCCCGCCTGCAGGACCCTTACTCAAATCCAGGGGTCACTTCCTGACCCCCTGCAGTAGCCCCAGTGACCCCCAGAATCTCAATTCCACTCCCACCGTTCTGTGTCCCTGCCTCCCGGTGTTTCCCAGTGTCTCCATTACCCCAATCCCTTGTACCCCTCCCAGTGGCCCCATGTCCCCCAGGACCCTGACTCAAGGTTTGGGGTCCCCAATGGGTCCcacttgtccctgtcccctccccccccttACCCGAACCCCACTCTCAGTCCCATGACCTCCCTGGGGACCCCTGGACCCTGATCCAGTCCCGTGTGCCCCCCAAGTGTCCCCCAGTACCCCACTGCCACTCCCATGGTCCTGTGTCTCTCATCGCTGGTCCCGGCTCACCCCAGGACCCCAGTCCCTGTCCTGTGacacccccagtgcccccccagaccccaatcCTTCAGTCCCATGTTCCCCCCCAAGGGTCCCCAGTCCCTGATACCGAAATTGGCCGGAGTGAACTCCATGATGGAAGTGGAGGTATCAGAAAGCCAGAATTCTTGATCAACTCAGACTCACAGCAGATctctcctggtcctgcacatCAGGGGGGACTTTTCCATTGGGTATTTATGCATCATAATTATAAATATGCATGAAATGGTGTACTTCATCTAATACAGAAACCAGCACGTTTCCCATAAATAATCTGCATGGCTCTGCCTCttttaggaaataattttttttgtgctggAGAGTCCAAAAAAGATTTATCTCAGAGTGGTTTTCACTGTGTGTCCCAATATCTCAGATGACCTTGCCTAAAAATTTCACTTTGGGAAGGCACTGCTCCTTCTGTGTTAGAGAACTTGCCAAAAACCCTTTACAGCAGTTTCCTTTATCTGTTTCTCCACAGATTACAACCACCTTTGCCCTGCTATGTCCACACTTTTGCAtccttttattgttttatgcCCATTCATCTTTAAACTGTGCCCAGCAACATTAAGGCATCTAAAACTTTCTATTCTCTCTCTCATTGCTCACCCTCCAGGACCCCAATCCCACCATCCCATGTCCCCCCAGTTGCCCCCAGTCCCACTCCCCACTGCTCACTGAGTTGCACTCACACCTCAGATACCACTTGGGGTCCCCTATCAGATGCCATCTGTGGAGGATCAGCAATGGGACATCGCGCCATGATCAATATGATAAAGAAAAGTCAAATTTATTAcaagaacaaaatgtatttGGTCTTTGTTCTGTTGTTCACTTACCTcaagctaatacatgattggttcAGCCTATCTGTGCACGTCTCAAGCCTTCAGCTGATTGGTTAGTCTTCTCTCTTCACGCGTATCATTGTGGTTTATTGTTTTGCCTTCATGCACTCCGCTGTGGTTTTTTTGCTCCGTCTTCTTAACGCGCCTCACATCCTGGACTTGTTTTTCTCCTGAGTAGGCTCTTCCTGTTTTTGAGCTATCGGGGACACTGTGAAGTTCTACTAAGACCCCTTAAACACTGGCTTGGGCACAGTGTCCATTTTCCCACAAAAATCTGTAAACAGACATCCCCGTAGGCACCTTGAGCCTGGGCATGACCTCTTGGGGCAGTGCCTGGGtgactgagctgagctgagctgagctgcccaAAGAAGTGGCCGTACTACAATCCAGGGCACACAGCTTGGGGATTGACAAATCCCTGTGGGAAGTAGACTTGCATTAAAACTGCATGAGAGGTTCCTTTGAATTCAAAATCACCACCACCAGGCATCACTGAAAGAGGAAACACTCCTGGGGATAACTGGCAAATGGATTTTCTGAGCTACCACGCCAACATGAGCTCAGGTATCTCCTGGTGTTGGTGGATCCCCTCTTGGAGGTCCAGAACTTCTCCTGCCACACAGGGAAGTCACCCAGGTACTCCTCCAAGAGATCATCCCCAGGCTCAAGATGCCTGCAGGGATGTCATCTGATAGGGGACCCCAAGTGGGATCTGAGGTGTGACAGCAACTCAGTGAGCCATGGGGAGTGGGACTGGGTGGAACTGGGGGGACATGGGACTGTGGGATTGGGGTCGTGGGGCCTGAACAattagagagagaaaagaaagtttCAGATCCCTTAAAGGTGCTGGATAGGCCTTAAAGAAGAACCAGCAAAAAACCGTAATAGAATGCAAAATGTGTGCACATGagagcaaagagaaagagataAAGGGAGGTCATGTGAGGGGTTTTTGGCAAGTTCTGTAACAcagaaggagcagcagtgtctgccaAATGTGAAAGTTCAAGCTGAGGTCTTCTGGGATATTGGGGCGTACTGTGAAAACCACACTGAGAAAACTCATTTTTAGGACTCTCCAGTACCATAAAAGGATTTCCAGAAAGAGGCAGAagcatgaaaattattttttcacatcAGAAATGTGAAGTTTCTGTACTAGGTGAGGGACACATTGTAATGAATATTTGAAATTGTGGTGGATAAAGACCCTGTGGCAAAGTCCCCCGTGACCTGCAGGACCAGGAGAGATCCACTGTGAGTCTGAGCTGATAAAGAATTCCAGTTTTCTGATAGCTGCAGTTCCATCAGGGAGTTCACTCCAGCTGATTTCAGTATTGAGGCTGGAGGGACCCCTGGGGATTCTTGGGGGAGGCACAGGACTGAGGGCTTGGGTTTGTGGTGCTGGAGGGACACACTGGAGGAGTCACATGTCGGGGATTGGGGTAatgaggggctctgggggaaaatgaggggggacaggggatggtGAGAGTGGGATTGGGGTGATGGGAGGCTGAGAGACGGTGTGGGGGAAGGGAGTGATGGCTGGATTTGGGTTGATGTTCTGGGGTGACACCGAAGAAATTGGAGACTGGGAGTGGGATTGGGGTCTGGGGACCAGccgaggggacactgggggtcTCAGGGAGTGACCCCCAGGATTTGGGTCAGGGACCCAAGACATGCCCAGGGGTCTGCTGGCAAGAAGTGCCTCTCTATCCCCCTGGGCTGACCCCACTTCCCTCCCCAATCCCTCACTGAGGAACCCTCCCTGTGTCTCCTCTCTGTCCCGTCTGTGTCCTGCAGTGTTCCACCCTCATCCTTGTAGCCTCTCTACTCTATGGCCCTCCTGGCGCaaaccctggcactgctggcaatGACCGTGGCCACCACAGCTGTCAAGGTGGTAACCCTGGACATGGCCCAGGACTCTTTTGATGACCAGTACCGGGAGTGTGGTCCTGTCATGACTGAGGTGTTGTCAGCCCTCAACCGCTCCGACTTTGATCAGAACCCTCTCTTTGCCCAGGCCTGGCCTAAGGCCAGAGCCAAGTGGCAGAGTCTGgggtcccctgtgtcccctttgttgtccccagcccaggctgtcgCCCTCAGGGCCTACACGATGAATGATCTGTACAAGAACTTCAACGCAGCCGTGCGTGTGGCCGGGCGCTCCCGCCAGGAATACCAGGACAAGTTCCACTTCAAAACACTGCATTTCCTGCTGACCCAGGCCGTGAAGACACTGAGGGTCACTCAGGGACTACAGTGTCACAACGTGTACCGGGGGGTGCATGGGGTCAGGTTCAAAGCAGAGCCTGGTAACATCATCCGATTCGGTCAATTCACGTCGGCGTCCCAGAGTCAAGAAGCCTCCCAGCAATTCGGGATGGACACGATGTTCCAGGTGCACACGTGCCACGGTGCAGAAATCCGGGAATTCTCCAACTATCCTGGTGAGAAGGAAGTGCTGATCCCACCCTTTGAGACCTTCAAGGTCGTCGAAGTCAGCCAGGAAGGGGACAGTGCATGGATCCACCTCTGGTCCAACGGGACCTTCAGCAACTACAACTGCGAGTGGCTGGAAGGTGTCGCCACAGGTGACAGCCCGGGGCAATGGGGACACCCACggtggccatggggacaccatgATAAGGCACAGGGACAATGACACTCCCTCGGGGTTGGGGGACAGCAACACCCAGTGGGGGGGAGACCCCTTATACCCAGCGGACACTCATGACAGGGCACAGAGGGTGGGGAATATCACTGAgcatttggggacagggacagcccatgCTGGGGACACCAAGTTTAGGGATACGAATGTGGGCATGAGGACAGGAATGCCCatgacagggcacagggatggggactcccaCTTCTGGGAGGGAACACAGACCGggacacccctgccatgggacaaCAGGAACAGAGAAAGAGATAAGGACCCCCTGTGCCTACCCAGTCCCCCTCCGCCGCATCCCTTTGGGGATGGGCCGTGTGCTGGATGTGGGTGAGTCACGGACACTCCCTGGCACTCCCTGAACCTCTGTCCCCCCTATGGCACCTCTGACTCCTCCTGACCCCTGTCACTGCTAAGCCCACCATGACACCCCTGACCTCCCTGGCCTCCGTACC encodes:
- the LOC131563387 gene encoding erythroblast NAD(P)(+)--arginine ADP-ribosyltransferase-like codes for the protein MALLAQTLALLAMTVATTAVKVVTLDMAQDSFDDQYRECGPVMTEVLSALNRSDFDQNPLFAQAWPKARAKWQSLGSPVSPLLSPAQAVALRAYTMNDLYKNFNAAVRVAGRSRQEYQDKFHFKTLHFLLTQAVKTLRVTQGLQCHNVYRGVHGVRFKAEPGNIIRFGQFTSASQSQEASQQFGMDTMFQVHTCHGAEIREFSNYPGEKEVLIPPFETFKVVEVSQEGDSAWIHLWSNGTFSNYNCEWLEGVATGHCCHCGHHDHQSHQDDQRNKATKATMATTATMALAATATMSEHGGQSDCGSLSSFGGLVSMGVLVVLLIVVATAMTVTLASMVAMVAKVTTVTTVTSVALPAW